In a single window of the Callithrix jacchus isolate 240 chromosome 1, calJac240_pri, whole genome shotgun sequence genome:
- the LOC100385091 gene encoding LOW QUALITY PROTEIN: protein SPATA31F1 (The sequence of the model RefSeq protein was modified relative to this genomic sequence to represent the inferred CDS: inserted 3 bases in 3 codons; substituted 4 bases at 4 genomic stop codons), with translation MLSPTFILWDVGYPLYTYGSIFIIILLIWQVKRSHHELRLETKRSCCRHHQKVRQRARDAASTARRLSQEEAEKPQELLSVMKSQGWLPPEGSVWXILCADPCCQICKAVAQEIQQLLMGEKNRKSPTLSRSPSQVSSCLEILSVSNISFEKSLELHSRHTRELSQASVTPTLSQLTDQKSLTQSAAESTYADGSQDYCADHLQLGQEFQMPDVLQGPNTMASSMEEPRAPLNQEEMMHDNPSHVQGNQGQHHLNSQVSLMSLNPETLNTMHPMAMQMILSAHLPFLSPEVQRLLEVYVKKWMHFQRWGLPRCVEESLRQLMPNPPLYYHLGNDQPLSFNLNNTSQVSLHRFEIIFHQTWCSCVAGQPIQTFWVSEWSIMNPEQIHYCLQSPNPVALALPSPALKALSGPHAQSGRQENDSGSDLHQKCSQLFCGIPSLHSGSMVTTFMGSQGLSKNKNVPKTPLKDPFLFNKLSFPQLLPKTPPXSAPLSSPLFPNWVSPSDHQRAQXNVPFLTLAEHEALEWHLLQRQLQLQWGLPAVLQRSQHTQYPMQHEPCGKAQSPETMTTSQPGDSISVLTRELLFLGHARNLLEFHIQKQLIHHRWGLPQKIRQSIQLLLTSTDQQXLSCSSTALANVSISQPAALEANGACDVPTPIVAPVSIPMPHLLTQVKAILQNHIDSKCGQIHQGKIPACVHRSWDCRISGGLAVAPFPCIPESQLLELQTSDPDLHDKVMPWMPTALDQQQQALPCTATEHPKLLRVLSVEAIEKLETTLRHKYLAFLSGLPALYYVALSSALTQPVTSQSVITEMVPGPMEVPAELPSQMISFEDHCISLGSCPQDNNKTYIDVAEEFQPAVPVKETMETLPLESWTHPASPHSLQTHILTKLNFHLRKKVLEIQLGIPIRARKSREQSAIVPENIFTQESLESLNHQGETLLQELPIPQDTPAPNPERVHLKEQLAIEWKAVQQNQKQSNSKTVAQGSAHWVSKISQPSGDMTGAHMLCAQVEANVNNPSLEEPWGPEPQSPSKSNGPAYISILAGKREDPEETKXARDHGEGDAGFGLSSSREERCPAEDQSPNKTPXGSWXWSHSFRLADPCQHSPQHHPQLKLPEIPTGVPRGKESENDLQHSQTELNVILEPAQIPKNAQTVVPQASQGQPFLSQATQGKPLQSQTFQGQVLHGQVMPTHTHKRPSLSESSLRNKIKSFLQHINPKMKGKGHEDSMYSAAAKVAKTTKENVAKNLAPAKNPLGRSKTEKPPRYSKVQSHPAEKLVGPAFLDCPQSPDNKLQLCSRQPGPASALGHPCHCPWHCPQGACATQPGHPI, from the exons ATGTTGAGCCCTACTTTTATTCTGTGGGATGTTGGATATCCCTTATACACCTATGGATCCATCTTCATCATTATTCTACTTATCTGGCAAGTGAAAAGAAGCCACCATGAATTGCGTTTGGAAACTAAAAGGAGCTGCTGCCGG caTCACCAAAAAGTCAGGCAAAGGGCTAGAGATGCAGCATCAA CAGCTAGGAGACTTTCTCAGGAAGAAGCTGAGAAGCCACAGGAGCTGCTCTCTGTCATGAAAAG CCAGGGCTGGCTTCCTCCGGAGGGAAGTGTGTGGTGAATCCTGTGTGCAGATCCCTGTTGCCAAATTTGCAAAGCTGTGGCTCAGGAGATTCAGCAATTGCTGATGGGTGAGAAGAACCGGAAGTCCCCAACTTTATCGAGGAGCCCATCACAGGTCTCCTCTTGCCTAGAGATTTTGTCTGTGTCTAATATATCCTTTGAGAAGAGTCTAGAGCTCCATTCCAGACATACCAGAGAACTTTCACAGGCATCTGTAACCCCGACACTGTCACAATTAACAGATCAGAAATCTTTAACCCAGTCAGCTGCTGAGTCAACATATGCAGATGGCAGCCAAGATTATTGTGCTGATCACCTCCAGCTAGGGCAGGAATTTCAAATGCCAGATGTGCTACAGGGCCCAAACACAATGGCTTCTTCAATGGAGGAGCCAAGGGCTCCACTGAACCAGGAGGAGATGATGCACGACAACCCCAGCCATGTCCAGGGGAACCAAGGCCAGCATCACTTGAATTCCCAGGTTTCCTTGATGTCCCTGAACCCAGAAACCCTGAATACGATGCATCCAATGGCCATGCAAATGATCCTCTCAGCCCACCTGCCATTCCTCAGTCCTGAAGTCCAGAGGCTTCTTGAGGTATATGTTAAAAAATGGATGCATTTCCAGAGGTGGGGTCTCCCCAGATGTGTGGAGGAGTCCCTGAGGCAGCTTATGCCAAACCCACCATTATATTACCACCTTGGAAATGACCAGCCACTTTCTTTCAACCTGAATAACACTTCTCAGGTCTCTCTTCATAGATTTGAGATCATTTTCCACCAGACCTGGTGTTCATGTGTGGCTGGCCAGCCCATCCAGACCTTCTGGGTTTCTGAATGGTCCATTATGAACCCAGAACAAATACACTACTGTCTGCAAAGCCCAAACCCTGTGGCTCTAGCCTTGCCCTCTCCAGCCCTTAAAGCCCTAAGTGGCCCCCATGCACAGTCTGGAAGACAAGAAAATGACTCGGGGAGTGATCTGCATCAGAAATGCAGCCAGTTATTCTGTGGGATCCCTTCTCTGCACAGTGGGTCCATGGTTACCACTTTCATGGGCTCTCAAGGCCTCTCCAAGAATAAAAATGTCCCCAAGACCCCCTTGAAGGATCCTTTTCTCTTCAACAAGCTCTCCTTCCCCCAACTACTGCCTAAAACTCCACCCTAGTCAGCCCCACTCTCTTCTCCACTTTTCCCAAATTGGGTTTCTCCATCTGACCATCAACGAGCTC TCAATGTCCCATTTCTGACTCTGGCTGAGCATGAAGCCTTGGAGTGGCACCTGCTACAGAGGCAGCTCCAGCTTCAGTGGGGCTTGCCAGCTGTCCTCCAGAGGTCTCAGCACACCCAGTACCCGATGCAGCATGAGCCCTGTGGCAAAGCTCAGTCTCCTGAGACCATGACAACTTCCCAGCCAGGGGATTCCATCTCAGTCCTCACCAGGGAACTACTCTTCCTGGGGCATGCCCGGAACCTGCTGGAATTCCACATCCAGAAACAGTTGATTCACCATCGCTGGGGCCTGCCTCAGAAGATCCGGCAGTCCATCCAGTTGCTCCTTACATCCACTGACCAGC ATTTGTCCTGCAGCAGCACAGCCCTAGCCAATGTGAGCATCTCCCAACCTGCAGCACTAGAGGCCAACGGGGCTTGTGATGTGCCAACACCCATTGTGGCTCCAGTGTCCATCCCCATGCCACACTTGTTAACCCAGGTCAAGGCAATACTGCAGAACCACATTGACTCCAAATGTGGACAGATCCACCAGGGCAAGATCCCTGCCTGTGTACATAGGTCCTGGGACTGCAGAATTTCTGGGGGCCTGGCAGTGGCTCCTTTTCCCTGCATTCCagaaagccagctcctggaacTGCAGACAAGTGACCCTGACCTACATGACAAAGTTATGCCCTGGATGCCAACGGCCCTTGATCAGCAGCAACAGGCCTTACCATGTACTGCCACTGAACACCCTAAGCTACTCCGAGTCTTGTCCGTGGAAGCCATTGAGAAACTGGAGACAACTTTACGGCACAAGTATCTGGCCTTCCTGTCAGGGCTGCCTGCTCTGTATTATGTGGCACTCTCCAGTGCCCTGACCCAGCCAGTCACTAGCCAATCTGTCATCACAGAGATGGTGCCTGGGCCTATGGAGGTCCCAGCAGAGCTTCCGTCTCAGATGATTTCATTTGAAGATCATTGTATAAGTCTTGGGTCATGCCCTCAAGACAACAACAAGACTTATATAGATGTTGCAGAAGAGTTCCAGCCTGCAGtgccagtaaaagaaacaatggaGACACTGCCTCTAGAAAGCTGGACACATCCTGCTAGCCCCCACTCACTCCAGACACATATCTTGACCAAACTAAACTTCCACCTGAGAAAAAAGGTCCTAGAGATACAATTGGGAATTCCCATAAGAGCAAGGAAGTCCAGGGAACAAAGTGCTATTGTTCCTGAGAACATATTCACACAGGAGTCTCTTGAAAGTCTAAACCACCAAGGGGAGACATTGCTCCAGGAACTTCCCATCCCACAGGACACTCCTGCCCCCAATCCAGAACGGGTCCACCTTAAAGAACAGCTGGCCATTGAGTGGAAGGCAGTGCAGCAGAACCAAAAGCAATCTAATTCCAAAACAGTAGCCCAAGGTTCTGCCCACTGGGTCTCCAAGATCTCACAACCCAGTGGGGACATGACAGGGGCCCACATGCTTTGTGCTCAGGTGGAGGCCAATGTGAACAACCCCAGTCTGGAGGAACCCTGGGGCCCTGAGCCTCAAAGCCCTAGCAAGAGCAATGGCCCAGCCTATATCTCCATAttagcaggaaagagagaggacCCAGAAGAAACCA AAGCCAGGGACCATGGAGAAGGGGATGCAGGGTTTGGGCTCTCCTCAAGCAGAGAAGAAAGATGCCCTGCTGAAGACCAGAGTCCAAACAAGACACCCTGAGGCTCCTGGTGATGGAGCCATAGCTTTCGTCTTGCAGATCCCTGTCAACACAGCCCCCAGCATCACCCTCAGCTTAAGCTCCCAGAGATACCTACAGGAGTCCCTAGGGGGAAAGAATCTGAGAATGACCTGCAACACAGTCAAACAGAGCTAAATGTCATCCTTGAACCAGCGCAGATTCCTAAGAATGCCCAGACTGTGGTGCCCCAGGCTTCACAGGGTCAGCCTTTCCTGAGCCAAGCAACACAGGGTAAGCCTTTGCAGAGCCAAACTTTTCAAGGCCAGGTTTTGCATGGGCAGGTGATGCCAACCCATACTCACAAGAGGCCCAGCCTTTCAGAGTCTAgcttgagaaataaaattaaatcttttcTGCAGCATATTAACCCCAAGATGAAAGGCAAAGGGCATGAAGACTCCATGTACTCAGCTGCTGCAAAGGTGGCcaaaaccacaaaagaaaatgttgcaaAGAACCTGGCTCCAGCCAAGAACCCTCTGGGGAGAAGTAAGACAGAGAAGCCACCAAGGTACTCCAAGGTCCAATCTCATCCTGCTGAGAAGCTGGTGGGCCCAGCCTTCTTGGATTGTCCCCAGTCCCCAGACAATAAGCTCCAGCTATGCTCCAGACAACCTGGCCCTGCTTCAGCTCTGGGCCATCCCTGCCACTGCCCTTGGcactgtcctcaaggagcttgtGCCACCCAACCAGGGCACCCAATCTAG